One Micavibrio aeruginosavorus ARL-13 genomic window carries:
- a CDS encoding BolA family protein, whose product MGMTAAAIEDLIRQGIPDAQVQISDLRGDGDHYAAYIVSESFRGKSRVQQHQMVYAALQGKMGAELHALAIQTAVPPEE is encoded by the coding sequence ATGGGCATGACCGCCGCCGCCATTGAAGACTTGATCCGCCAGGGCATCCCCGATGCACAGGTTCAAATTTCCGATCTGCGCGGTGATGGGGACCATTATGCGGCGTATATCGTGTCGGAATCCTTCCGCGGGAAAAGCCGCGTGCAGCAGCACCAGATGGTCTATGCCGCGCTTCAGGGAAAAATGGGGGCCGAGCTGCACGCACTGGCCATCCAAACCGCAGTACCGCCAGAAGAATAA
- a CDS encoding TerC family protein: protein MEWMLDPTMWAGFGTLVLLEIILGVDNLVFIAILADKLPPHQRDKARVIGLILALLMRVVLLLSISWMVTLTAPLFAVMGMEFSGRDLILLGGGLFLLMKATSEIHGRLEGFGHGNRNVSVVPSFGVVVAQIVVLDAVFSLDAVITAVGMTHDVGMMICAVTVAIGIMIVASKPLTRFVNAHPTVIMLCLGFLLLVGFSLVAEGMGAHIPKGYLYAAIGFSLLIEAFNQTALAKHRRRLADTTDYRQKTTDAVLRLLTGKGTTGHDDDGVSEMDMISLMKNNPNTDIFKPEEEKMIRSILALTNRDARSVMTPRPDLHWIDLDDEPDAILAEIESSPYSRIIATRGDIDNVVGIIDKDDLLSAYIRDGVPHIDRTLHAPLTVHETTDILRLLELFKEHPKDIVLVVDEYGATQGVVTHMDILEAIAGEIPGLEDVASAPSYTETAKGYTIDGLTPVEDVQELLNLPDLPDGDYATVAGLILSQASHVPDIGHTMTIGDWTLTVVEMDARRIKTVEAVQTGPSH, encoded by the coding sequence ATGGAATGGATGTTGGACCCCACAATGTGGGCGGGTTTCGGGACGCTGGTTCTTCTCGAAATTATTCTGGGTGTTGATAACCTCGTCTTTATCGCAATTCTCGCCGATAAACTGCCCCCGCATCAGCGTGATAAGGCCCGTGTGATCGGCCTGATCCTTGCGCTGTTGATGCGCGTGGTTCTGTTGCTCAGTATTTCGTGGATGGTCACGCTGACCGCGCCATTGTTCGCGGTCATGGGAATGGAATTTTCCGGTCGTGATCTGATCCTTCTGGGGGGCGGTTTGTTCCTGTTGATGAAGGCCACATCGGAAATTCATGGCCGGTTGGAAGGGTTTGGTCACGGGAACAGAAATGTCAGTGTTGTTCCCAGCTTTGGCGTCGTGGTGGCCCAGATCGTTGTTCTGGATGCCGTGTTCTCGCTGGACGCCGTGATTACCGCGGTGGGCATGACCCATGATGTCGGTATGATGATTTGCGCGGTCACGGTGGCGATCGGCATCATGATTGTGGCCAGCAAGCCGCTGACCCGCTTTGTGAATGCCCACCCGACGGTGATCATGCTCTGTTTGGGTTTCCTTCTGCTGGTTGGTTTCTCTCTGGTCGCTGAGGGGATGGGGGCGCATATTCCGAAGGGGTATCTGTATGCGGCCATCGGTTTCTCGCTTCTGATCGAAGCGTTCAACCAGACGGCGTTGGCCAAACATCGCCGTCGTCTGGCCGATACAACAGATTATCGCCAGAAAACAACGGATGCGGTTTTGCGCCTGTTGACGGGCAAGGGAACCACGGGCCATGACGATGACGGGGTCAGTGAAATGGACATGATCTCGTTGATGAAAAACAATCCAAACACGGATATTTTCAAACCCGAAGAAGAAAAAATGATCCGCAGTATTCTGGCCTTGACCAACCGGGATGCGCGATCGGTTATGACACCCCGCCCGGATCTGCACTGGATTGATCTGGATGATGAACCGGACGCCATTCTGGCGGAAATTGAATCCAGCCCGTACTCGCGCATTATCGCGACACGGGGTGATATTGATAACGTTGTGGGCATTATCGACAAGGATGATCTGCTCTCGGCCTATATCCGTGATGGTGTTCCGCATATTGACCGCACGCTTCACGCCCCCCTGACCGTGCATGAAACGACGGATATTCTGCGCTTGCTGGAATTGTTTAAGGAACATCCGAAGGACATCGTTCTGGTGGTCGATGAATATGGCGCGACGCAAGGCGTGGTCACACACATGGATATTCTCGAAGCGATTGCCGGTGAAATTCCGGGGCTGGAAGATGTCGCCTCGGCTCCGTCTTATACCGAAACGGCCAAGGGATATACGATTGATGGTCTGACCCCGGTCGAAGATGTGCAGGAATTGTTGAATCTGCCGGATTTGCCCGATGGTGATTATGCCACGGTGGCCGGATTGATCCTGTCCCAGGCCAGCCACGTGCCGGATATCGGCCATACCATGACGATTGGGGATTGGACCCTGACCGTGGTTGAAATGGATGCTCGCCGGATCAAGACCGTTGAGGCCGTACAAACCGGGCCATCGCATTAA
- the purC gene encoding phosphoribosylaminoimidazolesuccinocarboxamide synthase, translating to MMWNKDPRTSRRRVIYEGAAKIIYEGPEPGTVIQYFKDDASAFNNSKKAVIAGKGVLNNRISAHLMTRLETIGIPTHFLKSVNMREQLVRQLDMIPLSVVVRNIAAGPVCQRLGVKEGTILPRPVVEFYYKKAESGDALVNEDHIIAFNWLDPYELDELLAMAWRINDYLNGLFTGVGLRLVDFKLEFGRMHGEFGELYLFLADEISPDNCRLWDAQTGEKLDKDRFRHDLGGVIEAYQDVAKRLGLVPQTGIIDGGNINEQLAASLATIENDLGQERQLRSIPKGPTPGKPRKA from the coding sequence ATGATGTGGAACAAAGACCCGCGGACGTCAAGACGTCGCGTGATTTATGAAGGCGCGGCCAAGATCATCTATGAAGGACCGGAGCCGGGAACGGTGATCCAGTATTTCAAGGATGACGCCAGCGCGTTCAACAATTCGAAAAAAGCCGTGATCGCGGGCAAGGGCGTGTTGAACAACCGCATTTCCGCGCATTTGATGACGCGTCTGGAAACGATCGGCATTCCGACCCATTTCCTGAAATCCGTCAATATGCGCGAACAGCTGGTGCGCCAGCTGGACATGATCCCGTTGTCGGTTGTTGTACGGAACATTGCCGCCGGTCCGGTGTGCCAGCGCCTGGGTGTGAAAGAGGGGACAATCCTGCCCCGCCCGGTGGTGGAATTTTATTACAAGAAGGCCGAAAGCGGCGACGCGTTGGTGAACGAAGACCACATCATCGCGTTCAACTGGCTCGACCCGTATGAGCTGGACGAGCTGCTGGCCATGGCATGGCGGATCAATGATTATTTGAACGGCCTGTTCACCGGGGTTGGTTTGCGTCTGGTCGATTTCAAATTGGAATTTGGTCGCATGCACGGCGAATTCGGGGAATTGTATCTGTTCTTGGCCGATGAAATTTCACCGGATAATTGCCGTCTGTGGGATGCGCAAACGGGTGAGAAGCTGGACAAGGATCGTTTCCGCCATGATCTGGGCGGTGTGATCGAAGCGTATCAGGATGTTGCCAAACGTCTGGGCCTGGTGCCGCAGACGGGCATTATTGATGGCGGCAACATCAACGAACAATTGGCGGCCTCATTGGCCACGATTGAAAATGATCTGGGGCAGGAACGCCAATTGCGATCCATCCCCAAAGGTCCAACGCCGGGAAAACCGCGCAAGGCCTAA
- a CDS encoding DUF1476 domain-containing protein, whose product MSSFNDRKDAFENKFAHDEGLRFRVEARTCKLFGLWVAEQLGLNGADATTYAGEVVAANLEEAGFDDVKRKVRPDIDAKGLDISDHMLDTMLDQFAQTAKEQIMAE is encoded by the coding sequence ATGTCGAGCTTTAATGACCGCAAGGACGCTTTTGAAAACAAATTCGCCCATGACGAAGGCCTGCGCTTCCGGGTCGAAGCCCGCACCTGCAAGCTGTTTGGCCTGTGGGTTGCGGAACAGCTGGGCCTGAACGGTGCCGATGCCACCACCTATGCCGGCGAAGTCGTCGCCGCCAACCTGGAAGAAGCCGGATTTGACGATGTGAAACGCAAGGTCCGCCCGGATATTGATGCCAAGGGGCTGGATATTTCCGACCACATGCTGGACACGATGCTGGACCAGTTCGCCCAAACGGCCAAAGAACAGATCATGGCGGAATAA
- the grxD gene encoding Grx4 family monothiol glutaredoxin: MDNIIFDRIRSEITANDVVLFMKGTAVFPQCGFSAAAAQILTQLNIAFKDINVLEDSGIRQGIKDFAQWPTIPQLYVKGEFIGGCDIMREMFASGELQDLLRDKGVAFSDAA; encoded by the coding sequence ATGGATAATATTATTTTCGACCGCATCCGCAGCGAAATCACCGCCAACGATGTTGTTTTGTTTATGAAGGGCACCGCCGTGTTCCCGCAATGTGGCTTTTCCGCTGCGGCTGCGCAAATTCTGACCCAACTGAATATCGCCTTCAAGGATATCAACGTGCTGGAAGATAGCGGCATCCGTCAGGGGATCAAGGATTTCGCCCAGTGGCCCACCATTCCGCAATTGTACGTCAAGGGCGAGTTTATCGGCGGCTGCGACATCATGCGCGAAATGTTCGCCAGCGGTGAATTGCAAGATCTGCTGCGCGACAAGGGCGTGGCCTTCAGCGACGCGGCATAA